The Helicoverpa armigera isolate CAAS_96S chromosome 18, ASM3070526v1, whole genome shotgun sequence genome has a window encoding:
- the LOC110377706 gene encoding protein 5NUC isoform X1: protein MKLLVATLLAVVALASGNVLKPKGSFELLILHNNDMHAHFEQSSQRSGTCTNDDREAGKCYGGFPRVAHVVKEARAAALNHTGPPVLYLNAGDTYTGTAWFTIYKWKIAAEFVNALQPDAVSLGNNEVEKDSEVSPFLQNLKTNILASNVVIKSAEGKASIEKSIIFDIEGVKVGVVGYLTPENSMLDSFGNVEYIDEVLAVTEEVEKLQAENVNIIIALGHSATAKHLDIAKEVAGVDMVITGTKNIYYMTGQTVTDFHEPVIITQQSGKQVPVIPSTAYNKYLGSIRAQFDENGELLSYNVDPILLDSSVPQDPAAVQMLNSYASDVVSRNTEVIGNTSVVLDGETCHKEECNYGNLIADAVSYYYAMRYEGDRWTDAPITIIQSGAIAGSIAPANRPADITRADLLPTLPLESNIVKVTMSPSILRRVLEQSVYNYNEPDFKGQLLQFSGVRAVYDLARAPGSRLVSAVVRCWNCYVPEYYEIEDNRSYTVLMPAAVANGDFGFSMLNGLYRNELAYDEVTCLEEYVKLRSPLYPEVAGRIVLQNVGATEPDNDTDDNTDDNTDSDDNTDTDAETDTDADDETDAETGSSSALSSSILLLTVTVLIIAMNYVCQ, encoded by the exons AAACTTCTAGTAGCAACATTGCTGGCCGTAGTGGCGCTGGCGTCAGGCAACGTTCTGAAGCCTAAAGGCTCCTTCGAACTCCTCATCCTACACAACAATGATATGCACGCACACTTCGAGCAGTCCTCACAACGCAGTGGAACTTGCACCAACGATGATCGCGAGGCCGGCAAATGCTACGGTGGCTTCCCTAGAGTCGCTCATGT TGTGAAGGAGGCACGTGCAGCGGCCCTCAACCACACGGGTCCTCCGGTGCTTTACCTGAACGCCGGAGACACGTACACCGGTACAGCATGGTTCACCATCTACAAATGGAAGATCGCCGCTGAATTCGTCAACGCATTACAACCTGACGCTGTT TCACTTGGAAACAACGAAGTCGAAAAGGATTCGGAGGTGTCACCGTtccttcaaaatttaaaaacaaatattctaGCCAGCAATGTCGTCATAAAATCTGCTGAAGGCAAAGCTAGCATTGAAAAATCTATCATTTTTGATATCGAAGGTGTCAAAGTTGGAGTCGTTGGATACTTAACACCTGAAAATAGCATGTTAGATAGCTTTGGCAATGTTGAATACATTGATGAAGTTTTAGCAGTTACAGAAGAGGTAGAAAAACTTCAAGCTGAAAATGTTAACATTATCATCGCTTTAGGTCACTCGGCTACCGCTAAACACCTGGACATAGCGAAAGAAGTCGCTGGTGTTGATATGGTTATCACTGGTACTAAGAACATATACTATATGACTGGCCAAACAGTTACAGATTTTCACGAGCCTGTGATTATCACACAGCAAAGCGGTAAACAAGTACCAGTCATTCCTTCAACAGCTTACAATAAATACCTTGGCAGCATTAGAGCTCAATTCGATGAAAATGGAGAACTTTTGTCCTACAATGTTGACCCTATTCTGCTTGATTCATCGGTCCCTCAAGATCCAGCAGCCGTGCAAATGCTGAACAGTTATGCTTCAGATGTTGTGTCTAGAAACACAGAGGTCATTGGAAATACTTCTGTTGTGCTGGATGGTGAGACTTGCCATAAAGAAGAATGTAACTACGGAAACCTGATTGCTGATGCTGTTTCTTATTACTACGCTATGCGGTATGAAGGAGACAGATGGACAGATGCCCCTATAACTATAATTCAAAGTGGCGCTATTGCTGGCTCGATCGCACCAGCCAATCGACCTGCTGATATAACCAGGGCTGACCTACTGCCTACTTTGCCTTTAGAAAGCAACATAGTGAAAGTGACCATGTCTCCGTCGATCCTTAGGCGAGTCTTGGAACAGTCAGTTTATAATTACAACGAGCCAGATTTCAAAGGACAGCTTCTGCAGTTTTCTGGAGTTCGTGCAGTTTACGACTTAGCACGAGCACCTGGCTCCAGATTAGTTAGCGCCGTGGTTCGTTGCTGGAACTGCTATGTACCAGAGTACTATGAAATTGAAGATAATAGGTCTTACACTGTTTTGATGCCCGCGGCTGTGGCTAACGGAGACTTTGGTTTCTCTATGTTGAATGGGCTTTATAGAAATGAGCTGGCTTATGATGAGGTGACTTGTTTGGAAGAGTATGTGAAATTAAGAAGTCCGCTGTACCCAGAAGTGGCTGGACGCATAGTTTTGCAAAACGTCGGTGCTACTGAGCCTGACAATGATACTGACGATAATACTGATGATAATACTGATAGCGATGATAATACTGATACCGATGCCGAAACTGATACCGATGCTGATGATGAGACTGACGCTGAGACCGGTTCTTCGTCAGCTCTCAGTTCTTCCATCCTTTTACTAACTGTAACAGTTCTAATCATAGCCATGAACTACGTGTGTCAGTAG
- the LOC110377706 gene encoding protein 5NUC isoform X3 — MKLLVATLLAVVALASGNVLKPKGSFELLILHNNDMHAHFEQSSQRSGTCTNDDREAGKCYGGFPRVAHVVKEARAAALNHTGPPVLYLNAGDTYTGTAWFTIYKWKIAAEFVNALQPDAVSLGNHEFDNGISGLTPFIENLTCPILCANLILTKEPELQAERNLMDSVVFNINGTKIGVIGYLTPDTKVLAIRNDVEYIEEVTAIKKEATRLKNMGVNILIALGHSGFTKDLEIAEKVEDIDLVIGGHTNTFLWNGTTPDIEKAEGPYPTLVKQKSGRLVPAVQAYAYTKYLGKLHILFDSNGEIIRSNGNPILLDNSIKQDPEVLAIVNRYRENIMIITEEVVGTTSVILDGRSCRLKECNMGNLIADAMVYKYASEYRGYGWTDAPAAIIQGGGVRASIAHVNSPANITKGDLLRVMPFDGNVVKVTINGRDVWRMLEHSVWRYNPLRAPGQFLQMSGMMVEYDFQQPPGKRVMKVYMRCGECLNPEYSVLNTTGKYKILMPAFLSMGGDGFSVFDDLPSTPLHYDELNCTMNYIEKHSPVYPSTEGRIIINNLDKLKSSAATLNLSLSAVVALVFSSIL, encoded by the exons AAACTTCTAGTAGCAACATTGCTGGCCGTAGTGGCGCTGGCGTCAGGCAACGTTCTGAAGCCTAAAGGCTCCTTCGAACTCCTCATCCTACACAACAATGATATGCACGCACACTTCGAGCAGTCCTCACAACGCAGTGGAACTTGCACCAACGATGATCGCGAGGCCGGCAAATGCTACGGTGGCTTCCCTAGAGTCGCTCATGT TGTGAAGGAGGCACGTGCAGCGGCCCTCAACCACACGGGTCCTCCGGTGCTTTACCTGAACGCCGGAGACACGTACACCGGTACAGCATGGTTCACCATCTACAAATGGAAGATCGCCGCTGAATTCGTCAACGCATTACAACCTGACGCTGTT tctCTGGGAAACCATGAATTTGATAATGGAATATCTGGCCTCACTCCGTTTATTGAGAATCTTACATGTCCCATCCTCTGTGCAAACCTCATACTTACCAAAGAACCAGAGTTGCAAGCTGAACGCAACTTAATGGATTCTGTCGTCTTCAATATTAATGGCACTAAGATTGGCGTCATTGGTTACCTTACACCCGACACTAAAGTATTGGCTATCAGAAATGACGTGGAATATATCGAAGAAGTGACAGCCATCAAAAAAGAAGCAACCAGACTTAAAAATATGGGAGTAAACATTCTTATAGCTCTCGGTCATTCTGGCTTTACCAAAGATTTAGAAATTGCTGAAAAAGTAGAAGATATCGATTTAGTTATAGGTGGACACACTAACACATTTTTATGGAATGGTACCACACCTGACATTGAAAAAGCTGAAGGGCCTTATCCAACCTTAGTAAAACAAAAGTCAGGTAGATTAGTACCCGCTGTTCAAGCATACGCGTACACCAAGTATCTAGgtaaattacacattttatttgattctaatGGCGAAATCATCAGATCAAACGGAAATCCTATTCTTCTTGATAATTCAATTAAACAAGACCCTGAAGTACTAGCAATTGTGAATCGCTATCGTGAAAACATAATGATAATAACCGAAGAAGTTGTTGGTACTACGTCAGTGATATTAGATGGACGATCATGTCGCTTAAAAGAATGCAACATGGGGAATCTGATAGCAGATGCTATGGTATATAAGTATGCTTCAGAATATAGAGGATATGGTTGGACTGATGCTCCAGCTGCAATAATACAAGGTGGCGGAGTTAGAGCTTCAATTGCTCATGTAAATTCACCAGCAAATATAACAAAAGGGGATTTGTTACGTGTTATGCCTTTTGATGGAAATGTAGTAAAAGTTACAATTAATGGGAGAGATGTATGGAGGATGCTGGAACATTCAGTATGGAGGTACAACCCGTTACGAGCTCCGGGGCAATTCCTCCAAATGTCTGGAATGATGGTAGAATATGATTTTCAACAGCCTCCTGGGAAGAGAGTCATGAAAGTCTACATGAGATGTGGCGAATGTCTCAATCCTGAATACTCTGTTCTGAATACGACAGgaaagtacaaaatattaatgccAGCCTTTTTATCTATGGGAGGTGATGGTTTTTCAGTTTTCGATGATCTTCCTTCAACTCCTTTGCATTATGATGAGTTGAATTGCACTATGAACTACATAGAAAAACATAGTCCAGTTTATCCATCTACTGAGGGTCGAATTATAATCAATAATCTAGATAAATTAAAGAGCTCAGCAGCAACATTGAATTTATCTTTGTCTGCAGTGGTAGCCCTTGTCTTCTCTTcaatactttaa
- the LOC110377706 gene encoding protein 5NUC isoform X2, which translates to MKLLVATLLAVVALASGNVLKPKGSFELLILHNNDMHAHFEQSSQRSGTCTNDDREAGKCYGGFPRVAHVVKEARAAALNHTGPPVLYLNAGDTYTGTAWFTIYKWKIAAEFVNALQPDAVSLGNHEFDEAVDGVVPFIRNLSAPVVAANLILDKVPQLKDLKNLYKSVVIVKDHVKIGIIGYLTPQTKELAPKNDVEYEDEIPAIRREVKKLKQQNVNILIALGHSGFITDLDIAREVEDIDLVIGGHSNTFLWNAASTSETPEVPEGPYPTEVKQADGRIVRVVQAYAYTKYLGKLHLLFDSAGEIIKCEGTPLLLNQEVPRDPELLTTVNKYRKDMDRINNEPVGTSLVSLNGTGCRLRECNLGDLIADAMLNYTREEHHKEYPDVNIAIVQGGRIRTSIFHEGTPFTVTRGDWISVLPFSDTLVIVTMNGITLKQSLEHSVSTWRTIDSTGQFQQFSGMEVAYDLEKPVGSRVVKARAVCSKCGFYKLQDVKDDYEYQMMMPTFLADGGDGYSMFTNLPRETLLYNELDSVLYYMKKYSPVDTHLDGRIKILNEDKVKVSDVKIERRRMPSNAVAVNYSLNMYYVLTMLFLLKYSLESM; encoded by the exons AAACTTCTAGTAGCAACATTGCTGGCCGTAGTGGCGCTGGCGTCAGGCAACGTTCTGAAGCCTAAAGGCTCCTTCGAACTCCTCATCCTACACAACAATGATATGCACGCACACTTCGAGCAGTCCTCACAACGCAGTGGAACTTGCACCAACGATGATCGCGAGGCCGGCAAATGCTACGGTGGCTTCCCTAGAGTCGCTCATGT TGTGAAGGAGGCACGTGCAGCGGCCCTCAACCACACGGGTCCTCCGGTGCTTTACCTGAACGCCGGAGACACGTACACCGGTACAGCATGGTTCACCATCTACAAATGGAAGATCGCCGCTGAATTCGTCAACGCATTACAACCTGACGCTGTT TCACTTGGCAACCACGAGTTCGACGAAGCAGTTGATGGAGTAGTTCCATTCATTAGAAACTTGAGCGCCCCTGTTGTGGCCGCTAATCTCATTCTAGACAAAGTACCTCAACTAAAGGATTTAAAAAACTTATACAAATCCGTCGTAATAGTCAAAGATCACGTTAAAATTGGCATCATAGGTTATCTAACGCCACAGACCAAAGAGTTAGCCCCCAAAAATGACGTTGAATATGAAGATGAGATTCCAGCCATACGAAGAGAAGTGAAAAAACTGAAACAACAAAACGTTAACATTCTAATAGCCTTAGGTCATTCCGGATTTATAACAGACTTAGATATAGCGAGAGAAGTAGAAGACATTGACTTAGTAATCGGAGGTCATTCAAATACATTCCTTTGGAACGCTGCTAGTACCTCGGAAACACCTGAAGTCCCTGAGGGACCCTACCCTACAGAAGTAAAACAAGCAGATGGTAGAATTGTTAGAGTCGTACAAGCTTACGCTTACACTAAATATTTGGGTAAACTGCATTTACTGTTCGACTCAGCTGGCGAAATTATAAAATGCGAAGGTACCCCTTTACTGTTGAATCAGGAAGTACCAAGAGATCCTGAACTGTTAACCACAGTTAATAAATACCGTAAAGACATGGATCGCATAAACAATGAGCCCGTCGGCACTTCGTTAGTTTCGCTGAATGGGACTGGCTGCCGGTTAAGAGAATGCAATTTAGGCGACTTAATCGCTGATGCTATGCTAAACTATACGAGGGAAGAACATCACAAAGAGTACCCCGACGTGAATATAGCAATAGTGCAGGGAGGCCGGATACGAACATCAATATTTCATGAGGGCACGCCCTTCACCGTCACTAGAGGCGACTGGATAAGCGTATTACCATTTTCAGACACATTGGTTATCGTTACAATGAATGGGATAACACTCAAGCAGAGTCTCGAACATTCTGTGTCAACATGGCGGACTATAGACAGTACGGGACAATTTCAACAGTTTTCCGGAATGGAGGTTGCTTATGACTTAGAAAAGCCAGTAGGGTCCCGTGTCGTCAAAGCGAGAGCAGTATGTTCAAAATGTGGATTTTATAAGTTGCAGGATGTAAAAGATGACTATGAGTATCAAATGATGATGCCTACTTTTCTAGCCGACGGTGGGGACGGATACAGTATGTTCACAAATCTTCCTAGAGAAACACTTCTTTACAACGAGCTAGACAGTGTGTTGTACTATATGAAAAAGTACAGTCCCGTGGACACGCACTTAGACGGTCGAATTAAAATACTCAATGAAGATAAAGTTAAGGTTTCCGACGTAAAAATTGAACGAAGGAGGATGCCTTCAAATGCAGTAGCAGTTAACTATAGTCTGAACATGTATTATGTACTTacgatgttatttttattgaaatactcaCTAGAATCTATGTAA
- the LOC110377706 gene encoding protein 5NUC isoform X4, translating into MKLLVATLLAVVALASGNVLKPKGSFELLILHNNDMHAHFEQSSQRSGTCTNDDREAGKCYGGFPRVAHVVKEARAAALNHTGPPVLYLNAGDTYTGTAWFTIYKWKIAAEFVNALQPDAVSLGNHEFDNGVSGLTPFIENLKCPVLCANLNLKKVPELAREPNLKKSIILDVAGHKVGVVGYLTPDTKVLAKPNDVEYFEEIEALNTEVKKLQAQGIKIIFAVGHSGYEKDKMIAEAIDGIDVVIGGHTNTFLWNGTSPDSERAAGYYPTYVKQASGRTVLVVQAYAYTKYLGKLHLVFDSNGEIITADGAPILLDKSIPQDKDVLQIVNKYRQSILNITETVLGHTSVILDNDRCHQDECNLGNMIADAMVYRYASDHTGEHWTDAPIAVLGGCGIRSTIAHAKMPMNITKGDLLEVMPFEGDLVAVTLNGSVLLQALEHSVAGINNVMGLGGFLQYSGIKVTYNLNKPVGSRVVQAEARCWACDVPRFSKIQEKDIYKVLMPGFLANGGDGFAMFLGLPRDILNYNELQCTEYYVSRQNIVYPQIEGRITFVHENGNSSSSIAKISLLTIIIAFVSLLLL; encoded by the exons AAACTTCTAGTAGCAACATTGCTGGCCGTAGTGGCGCTGGCGTCAGGCAACGTTCTGAAGCCTAAAGGCTCCTTCGAACTCCTCATCCTACACAACAATGATATGCACGCACACTTCGAGCAGTCCTCACAACGCAGTGGAACTTGCACCAACGATGATCGCGAGGCCGGCAAATGCTACGGTGGCTTCCCTAGAGTCGCTCATGT TGTGAAGGAGGCACGTGCAGCGGCCCTCAACCACACGGGTCCTCCGGTGCTTTACCTGAACGCCGGAGACACGTACACCGGTACAGCATGGTTCACCATCTACAAATGGAAGATCGCCGCTGAATTCGTCAACGCATTACAACCTGACGCTGTT TCTCTCGGAAATCACGAATTTGACAATGGAGTCAGCGGGCTCACTCCCTTCATAGAAAATTTGAAATGTCCAGTTTTATGTGCTAATCTTAATCTTAAGAAAGTGCCAGAACTTGCAAGAGAACCAAAccttaaaaaatctattatacTTGATGTTGCCGGTCACAAAGTAGGTGTAGTTGGTTATCTAACTCCTGATACTAAAGTATTAGCTAAACCAAATGATGTAGAATACTTTGAAGAAATTGAAGCCCTCAATACAGAAGTGAAGAAACTCCAAGCGCAAgggataaaaattatttttgctgttGGACATTCTGGGTACGAGAAGGACAAGATGATAGCTGAAGCAATAGACGGTATTGATGTAGTTATTGGTGGGCACACAAACACGTTCCTCTGGAATGGAACAAGTCCTGATTCAGAGCGCGCTGCAGGTTACTATCCTACTTACGTTAAACAAGCATCTGGAAGAACCGTTCTAGTTGTTCAAGCATATGCTTATACAAAATACTTGGGCAAACTGCACTTAGTATTTGATTCAAACGGTGAAATCATAACAGCAGATGGGGCTCCCATACTTTTAGATAAAAGTATACCGCAAGACAAAGATGTCTTACAAATTGTAAACAAATACCGTCAAAGTATCCTCAATATAACTGAGACAGTATTGGGGCATACATCTGTAATTTTAGATAATGATAGATGCCATCAGGATGAATGTAACTTGGGTAACATGATCGCCGACGCCATGGTATACAGGTATGCTTCAGACCATACCGGTGAGCACTGGACAGATGCGCCAATCGCTGTCCTCGGTGGATGTGGTATTCGATCAACGATAGCGCATGCCAAAATGCCAATGAACATAACTAAAGGTGATTTACTAGAAGTAATGCCTTTCGAAGGCGACTTAGTGGCAGTTACGCTCAATGGCAGCGTCCTTCTACAAGCTCTTGAACATTCAGTTGCTGGCATTAACAACGTTATGGGACTCGGGGGATTTCTACAGTACTCTGGTATTAAAGTTACATACAACTTAAACAAGCCAGTGGGATCCAGAGTTGTCCAAGCTGAAGCGAGATGTTGGGCGTGTGATGTACCTAGGttttcaaaaatacaagagaaaGACATTTATAAAGTGTTGATGCCCGGATTCTTGGCAAATGGCGGGGACGGATTCGCGATGTTCCTGGGATTGCcaagggatattttaaattataatgaattgCAATGTACAGAATACTATGTTTCCCGCCAAAATATAGTTTACCCACAAATCGAAGGGCGAATTACTTTTGTGCATGAAAACGGAAACAGTTCGTCATCTATcgcaaaaatatctttattaacaattataattgcttttgtttctttacttttactttaa
- the LOC110377706 gene encoding protein 5NUC isoform X5, with amino-acid sequence MKLLVATLLAVVALASGNVLKPKGSFELLILHNNDMHAHFEQSSQRSGTCTNDDREAGKCYGGFPRVAHVVKEARAAALNHTGPPVLYLNAGDTYTGTAWFTIYKWKIAAEFVNALQPDAVSLGNHEFDQYVEGVVPFIQNLTAPVLAANLVLDKVPSLQNLKNLKKSIIIEIDKVKIGIIGYLTPETKTLAPGNDVEYEDEIVALRREVQKLKEQNVNIVIALGHSGYERDIEIAESVEGLDIVVGGHTHTFLSNKKNISEVPETVGGDYPTVKVQANGRKVRVVQAYCNNKYLGRLHLVFDSNGEITHCDGAPILLNKDIPEDDDLVHMLEAHSDEMNKLIKVVVGNTSVNLEQSMCRFSECNLGNFVADVILNYTREEHHDVDIAIVQGGDIRSPIYQEGGFPFNITLGDWLNVLPYTGTLHILTMNGTVLKEALEHSVSEWSEKKGKFLQVSGIEVDYDLARPVGSRVVQAKAVCSNCGHAMRVINDDDEYKVIMPAFIANQNDGYKIFANLPKTVLPYNELHCAVEYSKKYSPIYKIVERRINLHNTDKAKEVENSQVKQ; translated from the exons AAACTTCTAGTAGCAACATTGCTGGCCGTAGTGGCGCTGGCGTCAGGCAACGTTCTGAAGCCTAAAGGCTCCTTCGAACTCCTCATCCTACACAACAATGATATGCACGCACACTTCGAGCAGTCCTCACAACGCAGTGGAACTTGCACCAACGATGATCGCGAGGCCGGCAAATGCTACGGTGGCTTCCCTAGAGTCGCTCATGT TGTGAAGGAGGCACGTGCAGCGGCCCTCAACCACACGGGTCCTCCGGTGCTTTACCTGAACGCCGGAGACACGTACACCGGTACAGCATGGTTCACCATCTACAAATGGAAGATCGCCGCTGAATTCGTCAACGCATTACAACCTGACGCTGTT TCACTGGGCAACCACGAGTTCGACCAATATGTGGAAGGAGTAGTGCCATTTATCCAAAACTTGACCGCACCTGTTTTGGCAGCCAACCTCGTTTTAGACAAAGTACCATCTCTGCAGAaccttaaaaacttaaaaaaatcaataataatagaGATAGATAAGGTTAAAATTGGTATTATTGGATATTTGACGCCAGAGACAAAAACTCTCGCTCCTGGAAACGACGTTGAGTATGAAGACGAAATAGTAGCCCTAAGGAGAGAGGTACAGAAACTCAAAGAACAAAATGTTAACATTGTAATAGCTTTGGGTCATTCCGGATATGAAAGGGACATAGAGATTGCCGAATCGGTTGAAGGCTTAGATATAGTAGTCGGAGGGCATACTCACACTTTCTTatcgaacaaaaaaaatatttcggagGTCCCTGAAACGGTTGGAGGAGACTACCCCACAGTAAAAGTACAAGCCAATGGTAGAAAAGTAAGAGTTGTACAAGCTTActgtaacaacaaatatttgGGGAGATTGCATTTAGTTTTTGACTCAAATGGTGAAATTACTCACTGCGATGGCGCTCCcatattgttaaataaagacaTTCCAGAAGATGATGACCTTGTCCACATGCTTGAAGCACATTCAGACGAAATGAACAAGCTGATTAAAGTAGTTGTTGGTAACACATCAGTTAACTTGGAACAAAGCATGTGTCGGTTTAGCGAATGCAATTTAGGTAATTTTGTCGCTGACGTCATATTAAATTATACCCGGGAGGAACATCATGACGTGGATATAGCAATCGTGCAAGGCGGAGACATTCGATCGCCAATTTACCAAGAAGGAGGCTTCCCATTTAACATAACCCTAGGCGACTGGTTGAACGTCCTACCGTATACTGGCACACTGCATATACTCACCATGAACGGAACAGTGCTCAAAGAAGCTCTGGAACACTCAGTGTCTGAATGGAGTGAAAAAAAGGGAAAGTTCCTACAAGTTTCTGGAATTGAAGTCGACTATGACTTGGCAAGACCTGTGGGTAGTCGCGTTGTTCAAGCTAAAGCCGTGTGTTCTAATTGTGGACACGCAATGCGGGTCATAAATGATGACGATGAATACAAAGTCATTATGCCTGCCTTCATTGCCAATCAAAATGATGGTTATAAGATTTTTGCAAATCTCCCTAAAACTGTACTCCCTTACAATGAATTACACTGTGCGGTGGAATATTCAAAGAAGTACAGTCCCATTTATAAGATAGTGGAACGTCGAATTAATCTACATAATACAGATAAGGCCAAAGAGGTAGAGAATTCACaggtaaaacaataa